From a single Triplophysa rosa linkage group LG1, Trosa_1v2, whole genome shotgun sequence genomic region:
- the LOC130558584 gene encoding 5-hydroxytryptamine receptor 3A-like codes for MELYKFPFDTQNCTLTFKSLMHSDTEVKMYGYSSDFPSTSSNTQSFKIPGEWQLIDKTQSYHNGEKVSFQMIIERKPLVYVINLIFPVFCFLVLDVASFFINASQAEKLSFKVTLLLSISVVLQVLNDRLTATNSDIPLIGVYCGVVFTLIGFSILETILVNVLTAKGKKAKSATPENTRAAVTGPGDHVNSLETSGNEEPMCMLDIGKKSSLWTKAAKIIDVTFIVLYIITIIVFLSVIGSEWLK; via the exons ATGGAGCTGTACAAGTTTCCCTTCGACACACAAAACTGCACGCTAACCTTTAAATCCTTAATGCATTCAG ACACAGAGGTAAAAATGTATGGCTATTCAAGTGATTTTCCAAGTACTTCATCAAACACACAGTCTTTTAAGATCCCGGGAGAGTGGCAACTTATCGATAAAACGCAATCATATCACAACGGAGAAAAGGTGTCATTTCAG ATGATCATCGAGAGGAAACCTCTAGTGTATGTCATCAACTTAATTTTTCCAGTCTTTTGTTTCCTGGTGCTGGATGTGGCCTCCTTCTTCATAAATGCATCTCAAGCAGAAAAGCTGAGCTTTAAAGTGACTTTACTCCTGTCCATTTCTGTGGTGCTGCAAGTTCTTAATGACAGACTGACCGCTACAAACAGTGATATTCCATTAATTG GCGTTTACTGTGGTGTGGTTTTCACACTTATTGGCTTTAGCATTCTTGAGACCATCCTTGTGAATGTTCTGACAGCTAAAGGAAAAAAGGCCAAATCAGCAACACCAGAGAACACCCGGGCTGCTGTAACTGGTCCAGGTG ATCATGTAAACTCTCTAGAAACCAGTGGAAATGAGGAGCCGATGTGTATGCTTGACATTGGAAAGAAGTCATCACTGTGGACCAAAGCTGCAAAGATTATAGATGTGACCTTCATTGTCTTGTACataatcaccattattgtgttTCTTTCCGTAATTGGTTCAGAATGGTTAAAGTAA